From a region of the Coprococcus comes ATCC 27758 genome:
- a CDS encoding valine--tRNA ligase, translated as MSKNLEKTYNPKEIEAKLYEKWCEEKYFHAEVDRSKKPFTTVMPPPNITGKLHMGHALDNTLQDILIRYKRMQGYNALWIPGTDHAAISTEVKVTNQLKAEGIDKKELGREGFLKRTWQWKEEYAGTIEGQLKKLGVSCDWDRERFTMDEGCSNAVKEVFLRLHEKGFIYKGSRIINWCPVCKTSLSDAEVEHEEQAGHFWHIKYPIVGTERFLEIATTRPETLLGDTAIAVHPDDDRYKDIVGKNVILPLVGREIPIVADAYVDKEFGTGAVKITPAHDPNDFEVGKRHNLPEINILNDDATIVEGYGRYSGMDRYEARKAIVEDLEKEGYLVSIEEHVHNVGTHDRCKTTVEPMIKPQWFVKMDELAKPAINAIKTGELKFVPERFGKIYLNWLENIRDWCISRQIWWGHRIPAYYCDECGEVVVAREMPEKCPHCGCTHLTQDEDTLDTWFSSALWPFSTLGWPEETEDFKYFYPTDVLVTGYDIIFFWVIRMVFSGYAHTGKAPFHTVLIHGLVRDSQGRKMSKSLGNGIDPLEVIDEYGADALRLTLITGNAPGNDMRFYNERVESSRNFANKVWNASRFIMMNMEDKVISKPDEADFEVTDKWILSKVNTLAKDVTENMDKFELGIAVQKVYDFIWDEFCDWYIELVKYRIYHSDENYKSANAALWTLKTVLGNALKMLHPFMPFVTEEIYSALVPEEKSLMMSDWPQFSEDWCYADAENITDHMKEVIRGVRNARAEMNVPPSRKAKVYVVCEDEKLCEGFEELTTCACPLMSASELAVQADKAGIADDAVSIVVPDASVYVPLEELIDFEQEIERLTKEEEKLTKEINRAKGMLSNEKFVSKAPQAKVDEEKAKLEKYTQMMEQVKERLEALKAGR; from the coding sequence ATGAGTAAGAATCTTGAAAAGACCTACAATCCGAAAGAGATTGAAGCGAAACTTTATGAAAAATGGTGTGAAGAAAAGTATTTTCACGCTGAAGTTGACAGGAGTAAGAAACCATTTACAACGGTAATGCCGCCACCGAATATCACCGGTAAGCTGCATATGGGACATGCTCTCGATAATACACTTCAGGATATCCTGATCCGTTACAAGAGAATGCAGGGATATAATGCACTGTGGATCCCGGGAACAGACCACGCTGCAATTTCAACAGAAGTAAAGGTTACAAACCAGTTAAAGGCAGAGGGAATTGATAAGAAAGAACTCGGAAGAGAAGGATTCCTTAAGAGAACCTGGCAGTGGAAAGAAGAGTACGCAGGAACCATCGAAGGTCAGCTGAAAAAGCTTGGTGTATCCTGTGACTGGGACAGAGAACGTTTCACCATGGATGAAGGATGCTCGAATGCGGTCAAAGAAGTATTCCTTCGTCTTCACGAAAAAGGATTTATCTACAAAGGTTCCAGAATCATCAACTGGTGTCCGGTATGTAAGACTTCCCTTTCTGACGCAGAAGTTGAGCATGAGGAACAGGCAGGACATTTCTGGCACATCAAGTACCCGATCGTAGGAACAGAACGTTTCCTTGAGATCGCAACTACACGTCCGGAAACTCTGCTTGGAGATACAGCAATCGCCGTACACCCGGACGATGACAGGTACAAAGATATCGTAGGAAAGAATGTCATCCTTCCGTTAGTTGGAAGAGAAATCCCGATCGTGGCAGACGCTTACGTTGATAAAGAATTCGGAACAGGTGCGGTTAAGATCACACCGGCACATGACCCGAATGACTTTGAAGTAGGAAAGAGACATAATCTTCCGGAAATCAATATCCTGAATGATGATGCTACCATCGTAGAAGGATACGGAAGATATTCCGGAATGGATCGCTACGAAGCAAGAAAAGCAATCGTAGAAGATCTGGAAAAAGAAGGATACCTTGTAAGCATCGAAGAACATGTACACAACGTTGGAACACATGACAGATGTAAGACAACCGTTGAACCGATGATTAAACCACAGTGGTTTGTTAAGATGGATGAGCTTGCCAAACCGGCGATCAATGCGATCAAGACCGGCGAATTAAAATTCGTACCGGAACGTTTTGGTAAGATCTACCTGAACTGGCTGGAAAATATCCGTGACTGGTGTATTTCACGTCAGATCTGGTGGGGACACAGAATTCCGGCCTACTATTGTGATGAATGTGGAGAAGTGGTTGTTGCACGTGAGATGCCGGAAAAATGCCCGCATTGCGGATGCACACATCTGACACAGGATGAAGATACACTGGATACCTGGTTCAGTTCAGCACTGTGGCCGTTCTCAACACTTGGATGGCCGGAAGAGACAGAGGACTTCAAGTATTTCTATCCGACAGATGTACTGGTAACCGGTTATGATATTATTTTCTTCTGGGTAATCCGTATGGTATTCTCCGGATATGCACATACTGGAAAAGCACCGTTCCATACTGTTCTGATCCATGGACTGGTAAGGGATTCCCAGGGACGTAAGATGAGTAAATCTCTTGGAAATGGTATCGATCCGCTGGAGGTCATTGATGAGTACGGTGCAGATGCACTCCGTCTGACTCTGATCACAGGAAATGCACCAGGAAATGATATGCGTTTCTACAACGAACGTGTAGAATCCAGCCGTAACTTTGCCAATAAGGTATGGAATGCATCCAGATTTATCATGATGAACATGGAAGATAAGGTAATTTCCAAACCGGATGAGGCAGACTTTGAAGTAACCGATAAATGGATTTTATCCAAGGTAAATACACTTGCAAAAGATGTAACTGAGAACATGGATAAATTTGAACTGGGTATTGCAGTACAGAAAGTATATGACTTTATCTGGGATGAATTCTGTGACTGGTACATTGAGCTTGTAAAATACAGGATCTACCATTCTGATGAAAATTATAAGAGCGCCAATGCAGCACTTTGGACACTGAAGACGGTTCTTGGTAATGCACTGAAGATGTTACATCCATTTATGCCATTTGTAACAGAAGAAATCTACAGCGCACTGGTACCGGAGGAAAAATCTCTGATGATGTCAGACTGGCCGCAGTTTAGCGAAGACTGGTGCTATGCAGACGCTGAAAATATAACAGATCATATGAAAGAAGTTATCCGTGGTGTCAGAAATGCGCGGGCAGAAATGAATGTACCGCCGAGCCGTAAAGCAAAGGTTTATGTAGTATGCGAAGATGAGAAGCTCTGTGAAGGATTCGAAGAGCTGACAACATGCGCATGCCCGCTTATGAGTGCTTCTGAACTTGCTGTCCAGGCTGATAAGGCAGGTATTGCGGATGATGCCGTATCGATCGTAGTACCGGATGCTTCTGTATATGTACCACTGGAAGAGCTGATTGACTTCGAACAGGAAATCGAGCGTCTGACAAAAGAAGAAGAAAAGCTTACAAAAGAAATCAACCGTGCAAAGGGAATGCTTTCAAATGAAAAATTCGTCAGCAAAGCACCACAGGCAAAGGTTGATGAAGAAAAAGCAAAGCTTGAAAAGTATACACAGATGATGGAACAGGTGAAAGAACGTCTGGAGGCTTTAAAGGCAGGAAGATAA
- a CDS encoding tetratricopeptide repeat protein, with amino-acid sequence MDYKQKLEYQSNYWYNDGLKKAQIRDLSGAIVSLKRSLQFNRENITARNLLGLVYYGRGEVAEALVEWIISKNFRASENIASYYISKVQDNPSELEKVNQAVHKYNQCLGYCRQNGEDLAIIQLKKVVVAHPSFLKAYQLLALLYMHSGQYSKARQSLKTALKLDVTNDITLRYMHELNRQRNRQVAHIKEEKHGRQSVVTYNLGNETIIQPAATLRDNAAVMTVVNILIGMVVGAAVVWFLIAPAVNQTKSSTKNRNVIALSEQIASQKTQIQTLKDELEGYRNSSDEVESAKQTAASTQDSYDALIKVYQQYYGGTTSNADMADTLLGLNRDSLGEEGQKIYDSISGSVFPRVCVSLYSTAQYEVQSGNYDDAISDLEKIQKMDDSYSDGGVYKLLGDAYAGKGDKDNAKSNYEKAATDYPGTQAAYSAQSALDAMGSDGTSENTSGGTGTQGQ; translated from the coding sequence ATGGACTATAAGCAGAAACTCGAGTACCAGTCGAACTACTGGTACAATGATGGACTGAAGAAAGCGCAGATCCGGGATCTGTCCGGGGCAATTGTGTCGTTAAAAAGAAGTTTGCAGTTTAACAGAGAAAATATCACAGCGAGGAATCTTCTCGGACTTGTCTATTATGGACGTGGAGAAGTAGCGGAGGCTCTTGTAGAGTGGATCATCAGTAAAAACTTCAGGGCTTCAGAGAATATTGCCAGCTACTATATCAGTAAGGTTCAGGATAATCCAAGTGAGCTGGAGAAAGTGAATCAGGCAGTTCACAAATACAACCAGTGTCTTGGATACTGCAGACAGAATGGAGAAGATCTTGCGATCATCCAGCTGAAAAAGGTGGTTGTGGCACATCCGTCTTTCCTGAAGGCATATCAGCTTCTGGCACTTCTTTATATGCATTCCGGACAGTATTCCAAAGCAAGACAGAGCCTGAAGACGGCACTCAAGCTGGATGTGACGAATGATATTACGCTCCGGTATATGCATGAGCTGAACCGTCAGCGGAATCGGCAGGTTGCACATATTAAAGAGGAAAAGCATGGCAGACAGTCGGTTGTCACATACAATCTGGGAAATGAGACGATCATCCAGCCTGCAGCAACACTGCGAGACAATGCGGCAGTGATGACAGTTGTCAATATTCTGATCGGTATGGTGGTTGGAGCGGCAGTGGTGTGGTTCCTGATCGCTCCGGCGGTAAACCAGACAAAGTCGTCTACAAAAAACCGGAATGTCATTGCACTAAGCGAGCAGATAGCTTCACAGAAGACACAGATCCAGACGCTTAAGGATGAACTGGAGGGATACCGTAACAGCAGTGATGAGGTAGAATCGGCAAAGCAGACCGCCGCATCCACACAGGACAGCTATGATGCCCTGATCAAGGTATATCAGCAGTATTATGGCGGAACAACGAGCAATGCGGATATGGCAGATACGTTGCTTGGACTGAACAGGGATTCGTTGGGAGAAGAGGGACAGAAAATCTACGATTCGATCTCCGGTTCCGTCTTCCCGCGAGTATGTGTGAGCCTGTATTCGACCGCGCAGTATGAAGTGCAGAGTGGAAATTATGATGATGCCATTTCGGATCTTGAAAAGATCCAGAAGATGGATGACTCTTATAGTGATGGTGGTGTGTACAAGCTTCTTGGAGACGCGTATGCCGGTAAAGGTGATAAGGACAATGCAAAGAGCAATTACGAAAAAGCAGCGACCGATTATCCGGGAACACAGGCAGCATATTCGGCACAGAGCGCACTGGATGCAATGGGATCAGATGGAACTTCGGAGAATACTTCCGGTGGAACAGGCACCCAGGGACAATAA
- a CDS encoding bifunctional folylpolyglutamate synthase/dihydrofolate synthase, producing the protein MKYEEVVRYIEDIPKFTKKHTLLHTREFMRRLGNPCQGRKVLHVAGTNGKGSVCAYMQAILLFEGKRVGFFTSPHLVKLNERIRINGKDIDDDTFCRIFAKVRQVAEELEKEGLEHPSYFEFLYGMGMLAFEENDAEYIVLETGLGGRLDATNSFEHPFLSVITSIGLDHTEILGDTIEKIAGEKAGIIKKGVPVFFDGSDERSSRVIEETAENVEAPWYKMEKDALKIQEITDKHIAFSILDEYDNNTVWQVASTGIYQVMNAALAIRAMRYTFGDKAEICKWQKVVASVKWQGRMEEVLPGVIFDGAHNLAAIREFTKSIRLQREAEGEIHPLIILFSAVADKDYSHMIELLCKESKADAYVIAKVDNKRGAQADTLAALFRKYTDRPVYREDTLADAFTRALNEKGSEGKLYCLGSLYLVGELKELIGGEDA; encoded by the coding sequence GTGAAGTATGAAGAAGTAGTCCGATATATAGAGGACATACCAAAATTTACAAAGAAGCATACGCTTTTGCATACCCGTGAATTTATGAGAAGATTGGGGAATCCCTGCCAGGGAAGAAAGGTTCTTCATGTGGCAGGGACGAACGGAAAGGGAAGCGTCTGCGCATATATGCAGGCGATTCTTCTTTTTGAGGGAAAGCGTGTCGGATTTTTTACATCACCACATCTGGTGAAGCTCAACGAGCGGATCCGGATCAATGGAAAAGATATTGACGATGATACCTTCTGCCGGATTTTTGCAAAGGTGCGGCAGGTGGCAGAAGAACTGGAAAAGGAAGGGCTGGAACATCCTTCTTATTTTGAATTCCTGTATGGAATGGGTATGCTTGCATTTGAAGAGAATGATGCAGAGTATATTGTACTGGAGACAGGACTTGGAGGAAGGCTGGATGCGACTAATTCCTTCGAGCATCCGTTCCTGAGCGTGATCACATCGATCGGACTGGATCACACAGAGATCCTTGGAGATACGATTGAAAAGATTGCGGGAGAAAAAGCCGGAATCATCAAAAAAGGCGTACCGGTATTTTTTGACGGCTCTGATGAAAGAAGTAGTCGGGTTATAGAAGAAACTGCCGAAAATGTAGAAGCACCGTGGTATAAAATGGAAAAAGATGCGTTGAAAATTCAAGAAATTACAGACAAACATATTGCTTTTTCTATTTTGGATGAGTATGATAATAATACCGTATGGCAGGTGGCCAGCACCGGAATCTATCAGGTGATGAACGCAGCACTTGCAATCCGGGCGATGAGATATACATTTGGCGACAAGGCAGAAATCTGCAAATGGCAGAAGGTAGTTGCATCTGTTAAATGGCAGGGAAGAATGGAAGAGGTTCTTCCCGGAGTTATCTTTGACGGGGCGCATAATCTTGCGGCAATCCGTGAATTTACAAAGAGTATCCGGCTGCAAAGAGAGGCGGAAGGGGAAATCCATCCACTGATAATCCTTTTTTCAGCCGTTGCAGATAAGGATTACAGTCATATGATCGAGCTTTTATGCAAAGAATCGAAAGCAGATGCTTATGTCATTGCCAAAGTAGACAATAAAAGGGGAGCGCAGGCAGATACACTTGCCGCGTTGTTCCGGAAGTATACAGACAGACCGGTCTATCGGGAGGACACGCTTGCTGATGCATTTACACGTGCATTGAATGAAAAGGGCAGCGAAGGGAAACTTTACTGTCTGGGGTCGCTCTATCTGGTAGGGGAGTTAAAAGAACTGATAGGAGGAGAAGATGCTTAA
- a CDS encoding SpoVA/SpoVAEb family sporulation membrane protein has protein sequence MKQQEKEKEYETYVKEKTPVRKPGPAMAKAFVTGGIICTIGQTILNACEKAGMSKDISASWCSLILILASVVLTGFGIYPKIANWGGAGALVPITGFANSVAAPAIEYKKEGQVFGIGCKIFTIAGPVILYGVFTSWVLGLLYWIGTLIGIV, from the coding sequence ATGAAGCAACAAGAGAAAGAAAAAGAGTATGAAACATATGTAAAAGAGAAAACACCGGTCAGGAAGCCTGGACCTGCGATGGCAAAAGCATTCGTGACCGGCGGGATCATCTGTACGATTGGACAGACGATCTTAAATGCGTGCGAAAAGGCGGGAATGTCAAAGGATATTTCTGCAAGCTGGTGTTCACTGATCCTGATCCTGGCAAGTGTGGTGCTGACCGGATTTGGAATCTATCCGAAGATCGCGAACTGGGGAGGAGCGGGAGCACTGGTGCCGATCACCGGATTTGCCAATTCCGTTGCGGCGCCGGCAATTGAATACAAAAAAGAGGGGCAGGTTTTCGGAATTGGCTGCAAGATATTTACGATCGCAGGACCTGTGATCCTGTACGGAGTTTTCACCAGCTGGGTTCTGGGACTGCTCTACTGGATTGGGACGCTGATCGGAATTGTGTGA
- the sigF gene encoding RNA polymerase sporulation sigma factor SigF, which yields MDHTIALIRRAHEGDENARAQLVEENTGLIWCVVKRFYGRGTEAEDLFQIGSIGLLKAIDKFDLGYDVKFSTYAVPMITGEIKRFLRDDGMLKVSRSLKEIAYKAYQAKEALTEKLGREPLLEEIAEETGVEKEELVMAMEAAGEVESLHRPVGMKDGNEVMLLEKIADTGGAEEKILDHLLLTELIKELKKDERKLLYLRYFADKTQTEIGEELGISQVQVSRMEKKILKTMREHAKE from the coding sequence ATGGACCACACAATCGCATTGATCAGACGGGCTCACGAAGGGGATGAAAATGCGAGGGCACAGCTTGTGGAGGAAAACACCGGTCTGATCTGGTGTGTGGTGAAAAGATTTTACGGACGGGGCACAGAGGCAGAGGATTTATTTCAGATCGGAAGCATCGGGCTTTTAAAAGCGATCGATAAGTTTGATCTGGGCTATGATGTGAAATTTTCAACCTATGCAGTTCCGATGATCACGGGAGAAATAAAGCGTTTCCTGCGTGATGACGGGATGTTGAAGGTCAGCCGTTCCTTAAAAGAGATTGCGTATAAAGCATATCAGGCAAAGGAGGCGCTCACGGAAAAGCTTGGAAGAGAACCGCTGCTGGAAGAAATTGCGGAAGAAACGGGTGTGGAAAAAGAGGAGCTGGTGATGGCGATGGAGGCAGCAGGAGAAGTGGAATCGCTTCACAGACCGGTCGGTATGAAAGATGGAAATGAAGTAATGCTGCTGGAAAAGATTGCAGATACAGGCGGTGCAGAAGAAAAGATCCTGGATCATCTTCTGCTTACAGAGCTGATAAAAGAATTAAAAAAAGACGAGAGAAAGCTTCTGTATCTGCGCTATTTTGCAGATAAGACGCAGACAGAAATCGGCGAAGAGCTTGGAATTTCCCAGGTGCAGGTATCCCGGATGGAGAAAAAGATCCTGAAAACCATGCGGGAACACGCAAAAGAATAA
- a CDS encoding stage V sporulation protein AA has translation MSSGNEILYIKGEKNTEVKEPNVTLGDILTMECSNSSIMNRIKPLRILKIPKKEQHRYVVSVLKIIECIHREIPGLQIQNEGESDLIITYEGEKKRNTIWQGIKVVVVAGITFIGAAFSIMAFNNDVSVTKMFSRIYLLLTGEESNGFTLIELTYCIGLIVGILIFFNHLGRKKFTADPTPMEVEMRLYENDIQETLIEAYARKEKEVDVD, from the coding sequence ATGTCTTCGGGAAATGAAATACTTTATATCAAAGGGGAAAAGAATACCGAGGTGAAAGAACCAAATGTGACATTGGGAGATATCCTGACAATGGAATGCAGCAATTCTTCCATCATGAACAGGATTAAACCACTGCGGATCCTGAAAATCCCGAAAAAAGAACAGCACAGATATGTGGTGTCTGTTCTGAAAATCATAGAATGTATCCATCGGGAAATTCCCGGACTACAGATTCAGAACGAAGGAGAAAGTGACCTGATCATTACCTATGAAGGGGAGAAAAAACGAAATACTATCTGGCAGGGAATTAAAGTGGTTGTAGTTGCGGGAATCACATTTATCGGAGCAGCATTTTCCATCATGGCATTTAACAATGATGTGTCGGTGACAAAGATGTTTTCCCGGATTTATCTGCTTCTTACCGGAGAAGAATCGAATGGATTTACCCTGATAGAGCTGACTTACTGCATCGGGCTGATCGTAGGGATCCTGATTTTTTTCAATCATTTAGGAAGAAAGAAATTTACAGCAGATCCGACGCCGATGGAAGTGGAAATGCGTTTGTATGAAAATGATATTCAGGAAACTTTGATCGAAGCTTATGCGAGAAAGGAAAAAGAAGTCGATGTGGATTAG
- a CDS encoding LTA synthase family protein: protein MKPGDIKAHLKKQHERRQQILEKRRNSKFAKKMAPYYKIMNRFSLPLQALWACIINFIIEALSRHSAIAAWQYMTGTPLVFLYNAGMIFVTLLIAYLVRRRVFTRLIISALWLFLGVVNGVMLAKRVTPFNAQDLKTFTEGLSLFTNYFSVAELVMMGIGVPALLIWLVAMWRRAGQYEGKMHRIPMLIIVVAAFFGYSVLTNVAVDKRIISTYFGNIAFAYQDYGLPYCFSASLFNTGISEPNDYNKDTIEKITDNREMTESTSDNGVRPNVLFVQLESFFDPIEYEDLQMSEDPIPNLRKMFENYSSGYFKVPSVGAGTANTEFEVLTGMNLRYFGPGEYPYKTKLKNQVCESAATAFSAFGYGTHAIHNNGGNFYSRAKVFNNIGFDSFTSKEFMNILQTTENGWSKDDILLTHIKDALDSTEQEDFVFTVSVQGHGNYPTEKVIENPKITVTGAPTEEKNNAWEYYVNQVYEMDQFAGNLVKMMEERGEPTVVVFYGDHLPTMGLEAKDMKNRYLYNTNYVIWDNLGLQKEDRNIPSYQIMADVMDRLGLHSGTVFNYHQQRRQTKDYLKDLELLQYDILYGDQYVYNGKPPITEGHMQMGIKEVTLTDLVENLDETYSLYGTNFTKWSKVYINDEKQESTFLNNTRIELPDSKLKDGDIITVSQVGSSNTIFRTSREYIYMDGKILEYTDEVKEQKNSAKTDGDQQKTENAGQSGEQQDQNNKEEKSGQQ, encoded by the coding sequence ATGAAGCCAGGAGATATAAAGGCGCATTTAAAAAAGCAGCATGAGCGAAGACAGCAGATTCTTGAAAAGCGGCGAAACAGCAAATTCGCAAAAAAGATGGCACCGTACTATAAGATAATGAACCGGTTCTCTTTGCCGCTTCAGGCACTGTGGGCTTGTATCATTAACTTTATCATTGAAGCACTGTCCAGACATTCTGCAATTGCAGCTTGGCAGTATATGACAGGAACACCGCTGGTATTTTTGTACAATGCCGGAATGATTTTCGTTACACTTTTAATCGCTTATCTGGTGCGGCGCCGGGTGTTTACACGACTGATCATCAGTGCATTGTGGCTCTTTCTGGGTGTTGTCAACGGAGTGATGCTGGCAAAGCGTGTTACGCCGTTTAATGCACAGGATCTAAAGACATTTACAGAAGGACTGTCACTGTTTACAAACTATTTCTCGGTGGCAGAGCTTGTGATGATGGGAATTGGTGTTCCGGCACTGCTCATCTGGCTGGTTGCCATGTGGAGACGTGCCGGACAGTATGAAGGAAAGATGCACAGGATCCCGATGCTGATTATTGTTGTTGCAGCGTTTTTTGGATATTCTGTACTGACAAATGTTGCTGTAGATAAGAGGATTATTTCTACTTACTTTGGAAATATCGCATTTGCTTATCAGGATTACGGACTTCCGTATTGTTTCTCGGCCAGCCTTTTTAATACAGGTATTTCAGAACCGAATGATTATAACAAAGACACGATCGAGAAGATCACGGATAATAGAGAGATGACAGAGAGCACATCCGACAATGGTGTGAGACCGAATGTCTTGTTTGTACAGCTGGAATCTTTCTTTGATCCTATTGAATATGAGGATCTGCAGATGTCAGAGGATCCGATTCCGAATCTGCGCAAGATGTTTGAAAATTATTCTTCCGGATATTTTAAGGTTCCTTCGGTAGGGGCCGGAACAGCCAATACAGAATTTGAAGTGCTGACAGGTATGAACCTGCGTTATTTCGGACCGGGCGAGTATCCTTATAAGACAAAGCTTAAGAATCAGGTATGTGAAAGTGCAGCAACTGCATTTTCTGCATTCGGTTACGGAACCCATGCGATTCACAACAACGGTGGTAATTTCTACAGCCGTGCGAAGGTATTTAACAATATTGGTTTTGACAGCTTTACAAGTAAAGAGTTTATGAATATTCTCCAGACAACAGAGAATGGATGGTCGAAGGATGATATTCTTCTGACGCACATCAAAGACGCTCTGGACTCTACCGAGCAGGAGGATTTTGTATTTACAGTCAGTGTACAGGGACATGGAAATTATCCGACAGAAAAGGTGATTGAGAACCCGAAGATCACCGTAACAGGAGCACCGACAGAAGAGAAGAACAATGCCTGGGAATACTATGTGAACCAGGTATATGAGATGGATCAGTTTGCCGGTAATCTGGTAAAAATGATGGAAGAACGCGGTGAGCCGACTGTGGTTGTATTCTATGGTGACCATCTGCCGACAATGGGACTGGAAGCAAAGGATATGAAGAACCGTTATCTGTACAATACAAATTATGTGATCTGGGACAATCTTGGACTTCAGAAAGAGGACCGGAACATTCCGTCCTACCAGATCATGGCGGATGTGATGGACCGCCTGGGATTACATTCCGGTACGGTATTCAACTATCACCAGCAGAGACGCCAGACAAAGGATTATCTGAAGGATCTGGAGCTGTTACAGTATGATATTCTGTATGGAGACCAGTATGTATACAATGGTAAGCCGCCGATCACAGAAGGCCATATGCAGATGGGGATCAAGGAGGTTACGCTCACGGATCTTGTAGAAAATCTGGATGAGACCTATAGCCTCTACGGAACAAACTTTACTAAATGGAGCAAGGTTTACATCAATGATGAAAAGCAGGAATCTACTTTCCTCAATAATACAAGGATCGAACTTCCGGACAGTAAGCTGAAGGATGGAGACATCATTACGGTCAGCCAGGTCGGATCAAGCAATACCATCTTCAGGACTTCAAGAGAATATATTTACATGGATGGAAAAATCCTGGAATATACAGATGAAGTAAAAGAACAGAAGAATTCTGCAAAGACGGACGGCGATCAGCAGAAGACAGAAAATGCCGGACAGTCCGGAGAACAGCAGGATCAGAATAATAAAGAAGAAAAGAGCGGGCAGCAGTAG
- the spoIIAB gene encoding anti-sigma F factor: MEYFNEMEVVFDSRSENEGFARVAVAAFMTQMDPVLEEVADVKTAVSEAVTNSIIHGYEGRTSGKITVWCGIEKDKKTILVTVKDQGIGIENVEQAMEPLYTTRPDMDRSGMGFAFMEAFMDEVQVESVPGKGTTVWMKKTTGGEKKEAVWTTQSH, encoded by the coding sequence ATGGAATATTTTAACGAGATGGAAGTAGTTTTTGACAGCAGATCGGAGAATGAGGGATTTGCAAGGGTGGCAGTGGCTGCGTTTATGACGCAGATGGATCCGGTTCTGGAGGAAGTGGCAGACGTGAAGACAGCGGTTTCCGAAGCAGTGACAAACAGTATTATTCATGGATATGAGGGACGGACGTCCGGAAAGATCACGGTCTGGTGCGGGATTGAAAAAGATAAGAAGACCATTCTAGTCACAGTGAAGGATCAGGGCATCGGTATCGAAAACGTGGAGCAGGCGATGGAGCCACTCTATACGACCAGGCCGGATATGGATCGGTCCGGGATGGGATTTGCATTTATGGAAGCATTTATGGATGAAGTACAGGTGGAATCTGTGCCTGGAAAAGGGACTACGGTTTGGATGAAGAAAACGACAGGAGGGGAAAAGAAGGAAGCTGTATGGACCACACAATCGCATTGA
- a CDS encoding STAS domain-containing protein, whose amino-acid sequence MQYQIKENCLTIFLPAEVDHHNAEEIKREADKVIEEQHIKYVIFDFGRTNFMDSSGIGVIMGRYRHIFLLGGEVWAIHTSERMRQILNMSGVTKIIQIYEEGMM is encoded by the coding sequence ATGCAGTATCAGATCAAAGAAAATTGTCTTACGATTTTTCTTCCGGCGGAGGTGGATCATCACAATGCGGAGGAGATCAAACGGGAGGCGGATAAGGTGATCGAGGAGCAACATATCAAATATGTGATCTTTGATTTTGGAAGAACGAATTTTATGGACAGTTCCGGGATTGGAGTGATCATGGGACGGTACCGGCATATCTTTCTTCTTGGCGGGGAAGTATGGGCGATACATACAAGTGAACGGATGCGGCAGATTCTGAATATGTCCGGCGTGACGAAGATCATACAGATTTATGAGGAGGGAATGATGTAA
- a CDS encoding stage V sporulation protein AB, producing MWIRQILVAVVGLASGFAVAAGLFSFIIGLGVVSDFADRTHTGKHVMLYENCIMAGGILGNIFWVYGLAMPGGKWIVPVFGLFSGIFVGCWSMALAEILNIFPIFIRRIKILKCVPWLIFGMALGKSLGALLFFYKRW from the coding sequence ATGTGGATTAGGCAGATTCTGGTGGCGGTGGTTGGTCTTGCATCCGGATTTGCAGTCGCGGCAGGACTGTTTTCATTTATTATCGGACTTGGCGTAGTGTCAGATTTTGCAGACCGGACACATACCGGGAAGCATGTCATGCTGTATGAAAACTGCATTATGGCAGGTGGGATCCTTGGAAATATTTTCTGGGTATACGGGCTCGCAATGCCTGGCGGCAAATGGATCGTTCCGGTGTTTGGACTTTTTTCCGGAATTTTTGTTGGTTGCTGGTCAATGGCACTTGCGGAAATCCTGAATATTTTTCCGATTTTTATCCGGAGGATCAAAATTCTGAAATGTGTGCCATGGCTGATTTTTGGGATGGCGCTTGGAAAAAGCCTTGGAGCACTTCTGTTTTTCTATAAAAGATGGTAA